In Paenibacillus sp. FSL M7-0420, a single genomic region encodes these proteins:
- a CDS encoding carbohydrate ABC transporter permease, with protein MNKKLSLKNAGTFLVFGGPSIFAFAAVVIIPFIVGLYLTFTNWDVRTGDSSLIGFSNYLEVFRDKVFLQQLWFTLKYVFFTVVIANVFAFFIALALTRGGRGEQWLRTGFFTPNLVGGIVLGYLWQTLFSQVLPYLGNKYGWELFQTSWLTNTGTAFWALIIATAWQLIGYLMIIYIAGFTGVPNDVLEAASIDGAGRTSVIRRIILPLTVPAIVICIFISLSRSFLTYDINLALTKGGPFNSTELATYHIVQKAFLSNQYGVGQAEAVVLFAVVALIALTQSYLLKKLEVES; from the coding sequence ATGAACAAAAAGCTATCACTGAAGAATGCGGGGACGTTTCTGGTCTTCGGAGGTCCCTCTATCTTCGCTTTTGCCGCCGTTGTGATTATACCGTTCATCGTCGGCTTATATTTGACCTTTACGAACTGGGATGTCCGTACAGGCGACAGCAGCCTGATCGGCTTCTCGAATTATCTCGAAGTATTCAGGGATAAGGTGTTCCTTCAGCAGCTGTGGTTCACCCTGAAGTATGTCTTCTTCACCGTGGTGATTGCCAATGTGTTCGCCTTCTTCATCGCACTCGCCCTGACGAGAGGCGGGAGAGGGGAACAATGGCTGCGTACCGGGTTCTTCACACCCAATCTGGTCGGAGGGATCGTACTGGGATATCTGTGGCAGACGCTTTTCTCACAGGTGCTGCCTTACCTTGGGAATAAATACGGCTGGGAGCTGTTTCAGACCTCCTGGCTGACGAATACGGGGACGGCATTCTGGGCGCTGATCATTGCGACCGCCTGGCAGCTGATCGGGTATCTGATGATCATTTATATCGCAGGCTTCACTGGCGTACCGAATGATGTGCTGGAGGCGGCGAGCATCGACGGAGCGGGGCGGACTTCAGTGATCCGCAGAATTATCCTGCCGCTGACGGTTCCTGCGATCGTCATCTGTATTTTCATCTCCCTGTCCCGGTCCTTCTTAACGTATGACATCAACCTGGCGTTAACCAAGGGCGGACCGTTCAATTCAACGGAGCTGGCTACCTACCATATCGTGCAAAAAGCCTTCCTGTCCAATCAATACGGTGTCGGCCAGGCAGAGGCAGTCGTTCTGTTCGCTGTCGTAGCACTGATCGCCTTGACGCAATCCTATCTGCTGAAGAAGCTGGAGGTGGAATCTTAA
- a CDS encoding ABC transporter substrate-binding protein, translated as MKLRKAASFAIALTVVTGLLAGCSKGNSANGAVKEEKGETPAAEQAAKDVKLTFFNTSAEVNTVFEELFKKYHEQNPQVTIELIPTPIGGAQLEKFQSLLASGNPATIVNLDAGTILQYKDDFLDLEPEKAKYEALTNPGAIDGALLDGQFLGIPWTAQGYGLLYNKRAVEEGIGGAFDPASVKTRDDLEAVFKKIEASGKAPVMLHGADWSLGAHYLGLTYSLQSQKVEDNRKFVEELKNGQVKLTENPQFTGLMDTFDLLKKYNARKSDPLVADYNRDSADFAKGAAAFYFMGDWSWAVIGTLEGRDTDFGILPLPVSNNPEDFGNTQVAYSEPKLFAIDDSKSTPEQQEAAKAFIEWMVSSEDGQKAIISDMGLSMPYKDLKAQSTNIMSNAVSEYVKQGNIINIGVINYLPQDYWAKTGAAMQKYLVGNIDRQGLAQEVQDYWKSYAGK; from the coding sequence TTGAAATTGAGAAAAGCTGCAAGCTTCGCTATCGCTCTGACGGTGGTCACCGGGTTACTCGCAGGCTGCTCCAAGGGGAATTCGGCAAACGGTGCTGTTAAGGAAGAAAAGGGAGAGACGCCAGCAGCAGAGCAGGCCGCCAAGGACGTTAAGCTCACCTTCTTCAATACCTCTGCAGAAGTCAATACCGTATTCGAGGAGCTGTTCAAGAAGTATCATGAGCAGAATCCGCAGGTAACGATTGAACTGATTCCTACACCGATCGGCGGCGCGCAGCTTGAGAAGTTCCAATCCCTGCTGGCCTCCGGCAATCCGGCGACAATCGTGAATCTGGATGCAGGCACCATACTTCAATATAAGGATGATTTTCTGGATTTAGAGCCAGAGAAGGCTAAATATGAAGCGCTGACCAATCCGGGAGCCATCGATGGCGCATTGCTGGACGGACAATTCCTGGGTATTCCCTGGACTGCCCAAGGCTACGGTCTGCTGTACAACAAGCGTGCGGTAGAAGAGGGGATCGGCGGTGCCTTTGATCCAGCATCGGTGAAGACCCGTGATGACCTCGAAGCGGTCTTCAAGAAGATTGAAGCCTCCGGCAAAGCACCGGTCATGCTTCACGGAGCAGACTGGTCGCTCGGCGCCCACTATCTGGGATTGACCTATTCCCTGCAGTCGCAGAAGGTCGAGGACAACCGGAAGTTTGTGGAGGAGCTGAAGAACGGGCAGGTTAAGCTGACGGAGAATCCGCAGTTCACCGGCCTGATGGATACCTTCGATCTGCTGAAGAAGTACAACGCACGTAAGAGCGACCCGCTCGTTGCCGATTATAACCGTGACAGCGCAGATTTCGCCAAGGGAGCTGCCGCCTTCTACTTCATGGGAGACTGGAGCTGGGCGGTCATTGGAACGCTGGAAGGCCGCGATACTGACTTCGGTATCCTGCCGCTGCCGGTTAGCAATAACCCGGAGGATTTCGGCAACACGCAAGTCGCCTACAGCGAGCCTAAGCTGTTCGCCATTGATGATTCGAAGTCTACGCCTGAGCAGCAGGAAGCCGCCAAAGCGTTCATTGAATGGATGGTCAGCAGCGAGGACGGGCAGAAGGCTATTATTAGCGATATGGGGCTGTCCATGCCGTATAAGGATCTCAAGGCACAGAGCACGAACATCATGTCCAATGCCGTCAGCGAATACGTGAAGCAAGGGAACATCATCAACATCGGTGTCATTAATTACCTGCCGCAGGATTACTGGGCCAAGACCGGAGCTGCGATGCAGAAGTATCTGGTAGGCAATATCGACCGCCAGGGGCTGGCGCAGGAGGTTCAGGATTACTGGAAATCGTATGCAGGGAAATAG
- a CDS encoding response regulator, translating into MKRREKLILQILLVDDEQYVVDDLELAFPWQDFGIEKVYKAYSGAQAMQVIGQYPVDIVITDIAMPGMSGLELVKQVQRTHRRIKCILLTGYAEFEYAREALQYGVVEYLVKPLDHQKLRAALEGTIKTIKKELDRTASYEQAMLAFREHLPALKDKLLAELIQGKSYPQERLKEKLSGYQIDFQVNDRVFLILIRLEEHFTNFGLDSQLLFEYAVTNIACELLGPGFELWHGRDAYENLVFIVKSNEAGAVDPGKILKQLTHNTHQLHSSVNEYLNGGISVILSYPGEFPLDLRAMYEDSQSALRQQVGNDQGYFISLTDKQKSSPVQPLKDLYASPTLMHLLETGQWQGYKERLQQMKEFSNNLPAYNEEYIEEIRTMILGSFHYIAHKNHSLLSDLVGRELLEKTLFRSVSQLISWGEALVDTLQGKLERDTQNNRMGIVKEMQSCIAANLAEASQQFVADAVSLHPAYVSRLFKQVSGISISEYILNMKMEQAVASLRNSELKIYEISEQLGYANSQYFIKVFKEQFGMTPQDYRGKL; encoded by the coding sequence TTGAAAAGGAGGGAGAAGCTCATTCTGCAAATTCTGCTGGTAGATGACGAACAATATGTCGTAGATGATCTGGAGCTTGCTTTTCCATGGCAGGACTTCGGGATTGAAAAAGTATATAAAGCCTATTCAGGCGCGCAGGCCATGCAGGTGATCGGGCAATACCCGGTTGATATAGTCATTACGGACATTGCTATGCCCGGGATGAGCGGGCTGGAGCTGGTGAAGCAGGTACAGCGGACCCACCGGAGAATCAAATGTATTCTGCTAACCGGCTATGCCGAGTTCGAATATGCCCGGGAAGCCCTCCAGTATGGGGTAGTGGAATATCTGGTTAAGCCGCTGGATCATCAGAAGCTGCGAGCTGCTCTGGAGGGCACGATTAAGACCATTAAGAAGGAGCTCGACCGGACGGCCTCCTATGAGCAGGCGATGCTGGCCTTCCGGGAGCATCTTCCGGCGCTGAAGGACAAGCTGCTGGCCGAGCTGATTCAGGGCAAATCTTATCCGCAGGAACGGCTGAAGGAGAAGCTGAGCGGTTATCAGATCGATTTTCAGGTGAACGACCGGGTCTTCCTGATTCTGATCCGTCTGGAGGAGCATTTCACGAACTTCGGGCTGGATAGCCAGCTGCTCTTTGAATACGCGGTGACGAACATCGCCTGCGAGCTGCTGGGCCCGGGCTTCGAGCTGTGGCATGGCCGGGATGCTTACGAGAACCTGGTGTTTATTGTGAAGAGCAATGAAGCAGGGGCGGTTGACCCAGGCAAGATTCTGAAGCAGCTAACCCATAATACCCATCAGCTGCACAGCAGTGTCAATGAATATCTGAATGGCGGAATCTCGGTGATTCTGTCCTACCCGGGGGAATTCCCGCTGGATCTCCGCGCCATGTATGAGGATTCCCAGTCGGCGTTAAGACAGCAAGTGGGCAATGACCAGGGCTATTTCATCTCCTTGACGGACAAGCAGAAGAGCTCGCCGGTCCAGCCGCTCAAGGACTTATATGCTTCCCCGACACTGATGCATCTGCTGGAGACCGGCCAGTGGCAGGGGTACAAGGAACGGCTGCAGCAGATGAAGGAATTCAGCAACAATCTGCCGGCGTATAACGAAGAATATATTGAGGAGATCCGCACCATGATTCTCGGCTCCTTCCACTATATAGCCCATAAGAATCATTCGCTGTTATCGGACCTGGTGGGACGCGAGCTTCTGGAGAAGACGCTCTTCCGCTCTGTCTCCCAACTGATCAGCTGGGGGGAAGCGCTGGTGGATACCCTGCAGGGCAAGCTCGAACGGGATACACAGAATAACCGGATGGGCATCGTCAAGGAGATGCAGAGCTGTATCGCGGCTAATCTGGCGGAGGCCAGCCAGCAATTCGTTGCGGACGCGGTCTCGCTTCATCCGGCATATGTGTCCAGACTGTTCAAGCAGGTCAGCGGAATCAGCATCAGCGAGTATATCCTGAACATGAAGATGGAGCAGGCGGTGGCGAGTCTGCGCAATTCAGAGCTGAAAATCTATGAAATCTCGGAGCAGCTCGGCTACGCCAACAGCCAGTATTTCATTAAGGTGTTCAAGGAGCAGTTCGGCATGACGCCCCAGGATTACCGGGGGAAGCTGTAG
- a CDS encoding sensor histidine kinase, with protein sequence MKYRLSIFQWLSFVLMLMLLIIVGAFWLIYRLNVKDIQNELRKNKMYEVEFMTSQLSTQFEQVLTNTITLSQDQSVRGYPYILKFGDQYSKYEMKLTIIDKLALNTASTSWKNTVILYYEDEKETVSSDSSFSFSTFSPPEQARNRWVLHMDKEGKGYYSNIMRSHISSLLIEVRISLDNLVKMMEQYVSGMPLLYDASEGAFIQPGAAFPQELLQSISPQISGNRGTISATENRAEYLINYMKSDMLDLYFIDAYPKRQYIEPINRNNRLFLYAVLVVLVGIMFYTLLLRKQVQKPVIMLRKAIDRFDRGDFSSRAVDLQVNEFKVLGNSFNRMAENTQTLIEQVLLGEIEVKEAKLKQYQAQINPHFLYNCLNFIQSKASIEDYHAVTAMTLHLASYCRYIHKIEQLDSTLQDELDFVEHYLHMVHLRKKEITFEFGVTAEARRYRLPRMILQPLVENCIKHGIEPSLRPGIISVAAEEEASYLLITVKDNGIGMTEERLGAVRRHIEDNIISNEQLGTGLRNVNQRLRLYFGKDSGLSVDSVLSEGTCYRIRIEKEGEAHSANSAGR encoded by the coding sequence GTGAAATATCGTCTGTCTATCTTTCAGTGGCTGTCGTTTGTCCTGATGCTGATGCTGCTGATCATCGTAGGTGCGTTCTGGCTCATCTACCGGCTGAACGTGAAGGACATTCAGAATGAGCTGAGAAAAAATAAAATGTACGAGGTTGAATTCATGACCTCCCAGCTATCCACGCAATTTGAACAGGTGCTGACAAATACCATTACTTTGTCACAGGACCAGTCTGTGCGTGGATATCCTTATATTCTGAAGTTCGGGGATCAATATTCCAAATATGAGATGAAGCTGACTATCATCGATAAGCTGGCCCTGAACACAGCCTCCACCTCCTGGAAGAATACAGTGATTCTGTACTATGAGGATGAGAAAGAGACGGTATCCTCGGATTCCTCCTTCTCCTTCAGCACCTTCAGCCCCCCGGAGCAGGCGCGGAACCGCTGGGTGCTGCACATGGATAAGGAAGGCAAGGGATATTACTCCAACATCATGCGCAGTCATATCAGCTCGCTGTTAATTGAAGTCAGGATTTCTCTGGATAATCTGGTGAAAATGATGGAGCAGTATGTCTCCGGTATGCCGCTGTTATACGATGCCTCCGAGGGGGCCTTTATCCAGCCGGGGGCGGCGTTTCCGCAGGAGCTGTTACAGTCGATCAGTCCCCAGATTAGCGGGAACAGGGGGACCATCTCCGCTACAGAGAACCGTGCAGAGTACCTGATTAACTACATGAAGTCAGATATGCTGGATTTGTATTTCATTGACGCCTATCCCAAGCGCCAGTATATCGAGCCGATTAACCGCAATAACCGGCTGTTCCTCTATGCGGTACTGGTGGTGCTGGTGGGTATTATGTTCTACACGCTGCTGCTCCGCAAGCAGGTCCAGAAGCCGGTTATCATGCTGCGGAAGGCGATTGACCGGTTCGACCGGGGCGACTTTTCCAGCCGTGCCGTCGATCTGCAGGTCAATGAGTTCAAGGTGCTCGGCAATTCCTTTAACCGGATGGCGGAGAATACCCAGACACTGATAGAGCAGGTTCTCCTGGGCGAGATTGAAGTGAAGGAAGCGAAGCTGAAGCAGTATCAGGCGCAGATTAATCCGCATTTTCTCTATAACTGCCTGAATTTCATTCAGAGCAAAGCAAGCATCGAGGATTATCATGCGGTCACCGCGATGACGCTGCATCTGGCCTCCTACTGCCGTTACATTCATAAGATTGAACAGCTCGATTCGACGCTTCAGGATGAACTGGATTTCGTCGAGCATTATCTGCATATGGTTCATTTGCGCAAAAAAGAAATCACCTTCGAGTTCGGTGTCACGGCAGAGGCGCGCAGATACCGGCTGCCAAGGATGATTCTGCAGCCGCTGGTGGAGAACTGCATTAAGCATGGTATTGAACCGAGCCTGAGGCCCGGCATCATCTCGGTTGCCGCCGAAGAAGAGGCTTCGTATCTTCTGATTACCGTGAAGGATAACGGAATCGGCATGACGGAGGAACGGCTCGGAGCGGTCCGCCGCCATATCGAGGACAATATCATCAGCAATGAACAGCTCGGAACCGGGCTAAGGAATGTGAATCAGCGGCTGCGCCTGTACTTTGGCAAGGACTCCGGGTTATCCGTAGACTCCGTGCTGTCCGAAGGCACCTGTTACCGGATTCGTATTGAAAAGGAGGGAGAAGCTCATTCTGCAAATTCTGCTGGTAGATGA
- a CDS encoding extracellular solute-binding protein has protein sequence MIKKMKFSAAAVLSTVMLGSLLAGCGGNADNKKAEGDNKPAASEDAMYSAPFENGKYTEPVTISTVFPIASSLKFKNGENIENNVHTKWAKDTLGIDIKYLWTVSDQNNAYETKLRLMLTSGEKMPDIISFRGSPSLISDLIDSGQFTDAGELFDKYASDIYKKAMAEEPTVWNPYMRDGKRMGIPILENAYNNDPVMYIREDWLKKLNLKAPTNLAELETVLDAFTNQDPDGNGKKDTTGLAVGFKNNLNTWMSEAGWVFGMFGAMPNQWNKTADNQLAYGSVQPEMKQGLATMQKWMKEGYISSESGLYDENKATEAFTAGKSGIIVGPYWMTGWPLPDLQKNVPGAVHKAYPLPAGPDGKVGRHGTKIASGAVLINKDMEHKDAFFVYQNYLFDNWANPDSTTFVNGFAKGYDYDIAEDGTVLKEQDTDKIPGGWVDAIRYTLTYDGAIIPNLMMNTLAKLAGGAEPANQYEKNLSERIPEQILAAKIIVDQKDSVMPEMFTGTPTETQLARGDMLEKLEKEILNKIIYDKAPVDEFDTFVEKWKTTGGDKVTTEVNEWYQSLQK, from the coding sequence ATGATAAAGAAAATGAAATTCTCTGCGGCGGCCGTGTTATCCACAGTCATGCTGGGCAGCTTGCTGGCCGGCTGCGGCGGCAATGCTGACAACAAGAAGGCAGAAGGGGACAACAAGCCGGCGGCAAGCGAAGACGCTATGTATTCGGCACCCTTTGAGAATGGTAAATATACAGAGCCGGTAACCATTTCAACGGTATTTCCCATCGCAAGCAGCCTGAAATTCAAGAACGGCGAGAACATCGAGAATAACGTGCACACCAAATGGGCCAAGGATACGCTGGGTATTGACATCAAGTATCTCTGGACCGTAAGCGACCAGAATAACGCCTATGAAACCAAGCTGCGCCTGATGCTGACCTCAGGTGAGAAAATGCCGGACATCATCTCCTTCCGCGGCAGCCCGTCACTGATCTCCGATCTGATTGACAGCGGCCAGTTCACCGATGCGGGCGAATTGTTCGACAAATATGCTTCCGATATCTACAAAAAAGCGATGGCCGAAGAGCCAACCGTATGGAATCCCTACATGCGAGACGGCAAGCGTATGGGTATTCCGATTCTGGAAAACGCTTATAATAATGATCCGGTCATGTATATCCGTGAGGATTGGCTGAAGAAGCTGAACCTTAAGGCTCCGACGAATCTGGCTGAGCTGGAAACCGTACTTGATGCGTTCACGAACCAGGACCCTGACGGCAACGGCAAGAAGGATACAACGGGACTGGCTGTAGGCTTCAAAAATAATCTGAACACATGGATGTCTGAAGCCGGATGGGTCTTCGGGATGTTCGGCGCCATGCCTAACCAGTGGAACAAGACAGCGGACAACCAGCTCGCTTACGGTTCTGTTCAGCCTGAGATGAAGCAGGGTCTGGCAACGATGCAGAAATGGATGAAGGAAGGATATATCTCCTCCGAATCCGGTCTGTATGATGAGAACAAAGCGACAGAAGCTTTTACAGCAGGCAAATCCGGTATCATTGTCGGCCCTTACTGGATGACAGGCTGGCCGCTGCCGGACTTGCAGAAGAACGTTCCAGGTGCAGTGCATAAGGCTTATCCGCTTCCGGCAGGCCCGGATGGCAAGGTAGGCAGACACGGCACGAAGATCGCCTCCGGTGCTGTATTGATCAACAAGGATATGGAGCATAAAGACGCATTCTTCGTCTACCAGAACTATCTGTTTGATAACTGGGCCAACCCGGACAGCACAACCTTCGTGAACGGCTTCGCCAAAGGCTACGATTATGATATCGCTGAAGACGGAACCGTCCTGAAAGAGCAGGATACGGATAAGATTCCAGGCGGCTGGGTGGATGCGATCCGTTATACCCTGACTTACGATGGAGCCATTATTCCTAACCTGATGATGAATACACTGGCTAAGCTGGCCGGCGGCGCTGAGCCTGCTAACCAGTATGAGAAGAATCTGTCTGAGCGTATTCCTGAGCAGATCCTGGCAGCAAAGATCATCGTCGACCAGAAGGACAGTGTAATGCCTGAGATGTTCACAGGTACGCCTACTGAAACTCAGCTCGCCCGTGGAGATATGCTGGAGAAGCTCGAGAAGGAAATTCTGAACAAAATTATTTATGACAAAGCGCCGGTAGACGAATTCGATACCTTTGTAGAGAAATGGAAAACTACAGGCGGCGACAAAGTGACCACAGAGGTCAATGAATGGTATCAATCCCTGCAGAAATAA
- a CDS encoding carbohydrate ABC transporter permease: protein MYHKTKPYRIFTVFNYILMIAVSIMCVVPLIHVLAVSFSGKSAANANLVGLWPVDFTVDAYTKTVANENFTRSIWVTLQRTVLGTLFSMGVVILAAYALSKENARFRRRNMYIWLLVFTMLFSGGLVPMYILIQKLHLMNSLWVLILPGAVSVWNIILLLNFFRAVPKEMEEAAFIDGAGHFRTLFSVYLPVSMPAIATLSLFTIVGHWNSWFDGLLYMTDHRNYPLATFLQSVIVQQDFSKVTVRPEDLENISQRTVKAAQIFIGMAPILIVYPFLQRFFVKGIVLGAVKE, encoded by the coding sequence ATGTATCATAAAACAAAACCTTACCGCATCTTCACGGTGTTCAACTATATCCTGATGATCGCAGTTTCAATCATGTGTGTTGTCCCGCTGATTCACGTCCTTGCTGTATCGTTCAGCGGGAAATCGGCAGCCAATGCCAATCTGGTGGGTCTGTGGCCGGTAGATTTCACAGTGGATGCCTACACCAAGACCGTAGCCAATGAGAATTTCACCAGGTCCATCTGGGTGACGCTGCAGCGCACGGTGCTGGGAACGCTGTTCAGCATGGGGGTAGTCATTCTGGCTGCCTACGCGCTGTCCAAAGAGAACGCCCGGTTCAGACGCCGGAACATGTATATCTGGCTGCTGGTCTTCACCATGCTGTTCAGCGGCGGTCTGGTGCCAATGTACATTCTGATTCAGAAGCTGCACCTGATGAACTCCTTATGGGTACTGATTCTGCCAGGTGCCGTCTCGGTATGGAATATCATTCTGCTGCTTAACTTCTTCCGGGCTGTGCCCAAAGAAATGGAAGAAGCCGCCTTCATCGACGGAGCAGGTCATTTCAGAACACTGTTCAGCGTGTATCTCCCGGTATCCATGCCGGCCATTGCTACACTATCGCTGTTCACGATCGTCGGGCATTGGAACTCCTGGTTCGACGGCCTGCTGTATATGACGGATCACCGCAACTATCCGCTGGCGACCTTCCTGCAGTCGGTCATTGTCCAGCAGGACTTCAGTAAGGTGACCGTACGGCCGGAGGATCTGGAGAATATCTCGCAAAGAACGGTCAAAGCCGCGCAGATCTTCATCGGAATGGCGCCGATCCTCATCGTGTATCCATTCCTGCAGCGTTTCTTCGTGAAGGGAATTGTCCTCGGGGCGGTTAAGGAATAG
- a CDS encoding ABC transporter permease — MVTPASVKGEKLDVNAGRPRKKSKWTKNLSLDLMVLPALILTVIFAYIPMTGLAIAFKNYKPGLGFSASKWVGLEHFEYLFSIPENVQIIWNTLIIAGLKMIANLIVPFLFALLLNEIRKMAFKKMVQTIVYMPHFLSWVILGGILSDLLARDGGLINQVLVSVFGIQPIFFLGDGNWFRFVVVVSDVWKEFGFNTIVFLASLAGINPALYEAAEVDGAGRWQQTWSITMPAMLPITIVVGTLALGNVLNGGFDQIFNLYNALVFDKGDIIDTFVYRLGIVDGKFSFSTAVGLFKSVVSFVLIVTAYRLSYKFANYRIF; from the coding sequence ATGGTTACGCCAGCCAGCGTAAAAGGCGAGAAACTGGATGTCAATGCGGGGAGGCCCCGGAAAAAATCGAAATGGACCAAGAACCTTAGTCTCGATCTGATGGTTCTGCCGGCTTTGATCCTAACCGTGATCTTCGCCTATATTCCAATGACGGGCCTTGCGATTGCCTTCAAGAATTACAAGCCGGGCTTAGGCTTTAGCGCCTCCAAGTGGGTGGGGCTGGAGCATTTTGAATATCTGTTCAGTATTCCTGAGAACGTTCAGATCATCTGGAACACACTGATTATTGCCGGTCTGAAAATGATCGCCAACCTGATCGTTCCCTTCTTATTCGCACTGCTGCTGAATGAGATCCGCAAGATGGCATTCAAAAAAATGGTACAAACCATTGTCTATATGCCCCACTTCCTCTCATGGGTGATCCTGGGCGGTATCCTCTCCGACCTGCTGGCCAGAGACGGAGGCCTGATCAACCAGGTGCTGGTCAGTGTATTCGGCATCCAGCCGATCTTCTTCCTGGGTGACGGGAACTGGTTCCGGTTTGTCGTTGTAGTGAGTGATGTCTGGAAAGAGTTCGGCTTCAACACTATCGTCTTCCTGGCCTCCCTGGCGGGAATTAACCCGGCACTCTATGAAGCAGCTGAGGTAGACGGAGCAGGACGCTGGCAGCAGACATGGTCTATTACGATGCCGGCCATGCTGCCGATTACCATCGTTGTTGGAACACTGGCGCTTGGTAACGTGCTTAACGGAGGCTTTGACCAGATCTTTAACCTGTATAACGCGCTTGTCTTCGATAAAGGGGACATCATCGATACATTTGTCTACAGACTAGGAATTGTTGACGGTAAGTTCAGCTTCTCCACAGCGGTCGGATTGTTCAAATCCGTTGTCAGCTTTGTCTTGATCGTAACAGCTTACCGCCTTTCGTATAAATTTGCTAACTACCGTATTTTCTAG